From Haloarcula sp. CBA1127, a single genomic window includes:
- a CDS encoding PQQ-binding-like beta-propeller repeat protein yields the protein MTEYSRRTVLTGLTGVVGSLAGCGYRPGPGDKKWETADDGGRLVTLVDETLFEVTFDATRFLDDYPVGAVARYTLADGARLGRFEFKGVATDWASDGAHLYVGTEASRVVAVAGDGRVWTETVDHPVASVAATDGRVYVGTDGGDLIAFDGESGDERWSKSLPVPTDPSKSDLPTVGAGLGGLAVDWGTGEEYRLDVYAPDGSVLWDQPLQRSLNGRPYVRGDTVYVRSEYLRAFDRDSGTRRWVTEDITTPGGPLRFSRDDEVVYIPERHALIAIATADGEELWRFNDERLAAMERGRSEFEIDLGATGAVPAPDGGSMFLNTKRHGLFQFGADGTLRWHEPRLDFSFLYAVTEDTIVHSGTEAIVARYR from the coding sequence GTGACGGAGTACAGCCGCCGGACGGTTCTTACGGGCTTGACCGGTGTCGTCGGGTCGCTCGCCGGGTGTGGCTACCGCCCCGGCCCGGGCGACAAGAAGTGGGAGACGGCCGACGACGGCGGCCGGCTGGTCACGCTGGTGGATGAGACGCTGTTCGAAGTGACGTTCGATGCGACGCGCTTCCTTGACGACTACCCGGTAGGTGCTGTTGCTCGATACACTCTCGCTGATGGGGCCAGATTGGGTCGCTTCGAGTTCAAGGGCGTAGCTACGGACTGGGCCAGCGACGGAGCCCACCTATACGTGGGAACGGAAGCCAGCCGCGTCGTCGCGGTGGCCGGCGACGGACGAGTCTGGACGGAAACCGTCGACCACCCAGTAGCCAGTGTCGCCGCCACTGACGGCCGCGTATACGTCGGGACCGACGGCGGCGACCTCATTGCCTTCGACGGCGAGAGCGGGGACGAGCGGTGGTCGAAGTCGCTTCCTGTCCCCACCGACCCATCCAAGAGCGACCTGCCGACAGTCGGTGCGGGACTCGGCGGACTCGCCGTCGACTGGGGAACCGGCGAGGAGTACCGACTCGACGTGTACGCCCCGGACGGTTCGGTTCTGTGGGACCAGCCCCTACAGCGGAGCCTCAACGGCCGGCCGTACGTGCGCGGCGACACGGTGTACGTCCGCTCGGAATACCTACGCGCGTTCGACCGCGACTCGGGGACGCGCCGCTGGGTCACCGAAGACATTACGACCCCGGGTGGGCCGTTGCGGTTCAGCCGGGACGACGAGGTCGTCTACATTCCGGAGCGTCACGCCCTGATTGCGATTGCTACCGCCGATGGCGAAGAACTGTGGCGGTTCAATGATGAGCGGTTGGCGGCCATGGAACGAGGGCGAAGCGAATTCGAGATAGATCTCGGGGCAACGGGCGCGGTCCCGGCCCCGGACGGCGGGTCAATGTTTCTCAACACGAAGCGCCACGGGCTGTTTCAGTTTGGGGCCGATGGCACTCTCCGCTGGCACGAACCCCGTCTCGACTTCAGTTTTCTCTACGCAGTTACCGAGGACACCATAGTCCACTCTGGGACCGAAGCAATCGTCGCTCGCTATCGGTAG
- a CDS encoding DR2241 family protein, which produces MDDTHVEAFAEAASDGIAFDGIEAAVEGGRYAVETTAEAETTSIADLDGLAASYPEYISNWYFWHAKAPQAEPRWAYLRWLENAESTPIPDRYDQLQEGLTTTWGELSITVALDEDDERVYDLRHVDDMGTDADSLDAHDDPLDARSLAKHDDRDRYRPLKTAPTLQSGWVFPELGPTELVQTVDFFYPATISNWHREREGELDVSHWRDTVNRQTGIYGVVKTWDRGDGYEHVNWVAEACCDDSQCLKRREWQYDEETDLDVDGGSGEFPCREPCSLVIAGARQWTKLEGETSQTYEFELTPNEKEQLEAIIDAVADGEADDIREADIYEGANRYRARFLRAKLFDDEENLGGVETEQ; this is translated from the coding sequence ATGGACGACACCCATGTCGAGGCGTTCGCCGAGGCAGCGTCGGACGGTATCGCGTTCGACGGTATCGAGGCAGCGGTCGAGGGTGGACGCTACGCCGTCGAGACGACAGCGGAAGCAGAGACTACGAGTATCGCGGACCTCGATGGCCTGGCCGCGTCGTACCCCGAGTACATTTCGAACTGGTACTTCTGGCACGCAAAAGCGCCCCAGGCGGAGCCTCGCTGGGCGTATCTCCGGTGGCTCGAAAACGCTGAGTCGACGCCGATTCCGGACCGATACGACCAGTTACAAGAGGGGCTGACGACGACGTGGGGTGAGCTCTCGATTACCGTGGCACTGGACGAGGACGACGAGCGGGTGTACGACCTCCGTCACGTCGACGACATGGGGACAGACGCCGATTCGCTGGACGCGCACGACGACCCATTGGACGCCCGTTCCCTCGCCAAACACGACGACCGTGACCGCTACCGCCCGCTGAAAACAGCCCCCACTCTCCAGTCAGGCTGGGTGTTTCCCGAACTCGGGCCGACGGAACTAGTCCAGACAGTGGACTTCTTCTATCCGGCCACGATTTCGAACTGGCATCGTGAGCGCGAGGGCGAGTTGGACGTGAGCCACTGGCGCGACACCGTCAACCGACAGACCGGGATTTACGGCGTCGTCAAGACCTGGGACCGCGGCGACGGCTACGAACACGTCAACTGGGTCGCCGAGGCTTGCTGTGACGATTCCCAGTGTCTGAAGCGTCGGGAGTGGCAGTACGACGAGGAGACGGACCTCGATGTCGACGGTGGGTCAGGAGAATTCCCCTGCCGCGAACCCTGCTCGCTCGTCATCGCCGGCGCACGCCAGTGGACGAAACTCGAGGGCGAGACGAGCCAGACCTACGAGTTCGAACTCACACCTAACGAGAAAGAACAGTTGGAAGCCATTATCGATGCCGTTGCCGACGGCGAGGCAGACGACATCCGTGAGGCGGACATCTACGAGGGAGCCAACCGGTACCGCGCACGGTTCCTGCGGGCGAAGCTGTTCGACGACGAGGAGAACCTCGGCGGCGTCGAGACGGAGCAGTAA
- a CDS encoding DUF6684 family protein, with amino-acid sequence MALFGFEKDTLLDLTVNIIPLGILFFFIVAFAVFPAFGTDPVFSGLQFALIISMFLLLAVLTYYAGKAVENAEKENDELGHEG; translated from the coding sequence ATGGCACTGTTCGGGTTCGAAAAAGACACCCTGCTCGACCTCACCGTGAACATCATTCCGCTTGGGATCCTCTTTTTCTTCATAGTCGCATTTGCCGTGTTCCCGGCGTTCGGAACGGACCCCGTTTTCTCCGGGCTACAGTTCGCACTGATTATCTCGATGTTTCTGTTGCTCGCTGTCCTGACCTACTACGCGGGGAAGGCCGTCGAGAACGCTGAGAAAGAGAACGACGAACTGGGCCACGAAGGCTGA
- a CDS encoding M48 family metalloprotease, with the protein MATAVVLVALLPVGFVYAGLAVVNTAGIWLAKLATDWVLAGEFYIKPWLVVGAVVLGFATQLAVGDTIALRALDARPVGPDDEPSLIENVTRLAQSVDLPAPAVAIADSDAPNAFTVGRSPDSATLVLTTGLLDALDADERDAVIAHELAHIKNRDATVMSLSYVLPTLTYSLAASTLGLLQAIPGAFTGFRHTDSDSARGLLLGIFILTVSAVLTLAVSAVFWLASFTLFRVLSRYREYAADRGAVAITGDPAALASALATIDDEMAAAPDHDLRAQDGGLDALYIAPIDDTQFADAPDFVANDVFPETHPPTEARIERLEAMATEGST; encoded by the coding sequence ATGGCGACTGCTGTCGTCCTTGTGGCTCTCCTCCCAGTAGGGTTCGTCTACGCAGGCCTTGCAGTCGTGAACACGGCCGGAATATGGCTGGCGAAGCTAGCCACCGATTGGGTGCTGGCCGGCGAGTTCTACATCAAGCCGTGGCTGGTCGTTGGCGCTGTTGTGCTTGGGTTCGCCACGCAGTTGGCCGTTGGCGACACCATTGCCCTGCGGGCGCTGGACGCTCGCCCCGTGGGCCCCGACGACGAACCTAGTCTGATTGAAAACGTGACACGCTTGGCGCAGTCAGTGGACCTTCCGGCACCGGCAGTCGCCATTGCAGACAGCGACGCGCCGAACGCATTCACTGTCGGCCGGAGTCCCGACAGCGCCACGCTGGTGCTCACGACTGGACTGCTTGACGCACTCGACGCCGACGAGCGCGACGCCGTTATCGCTCACGAACTCGCTCACATCAAGAACCGCGACGCGACTGTGATGTCGCTTTCCTACGTGCTCCCGACGCTGACCTACAGCCTCGCAGCCAGCACTCTGGGGCTCCTCCAGGCCATCCCCGGTGCCTTCACTGGCTTCCGACATACCGACAGCGACAGCGCTCGGGGCCTCTTACTCGGTATCTTTATCCTGACAGTCAGTGCCGTACTGACACTCGCTGTCTCAGCCGTGTTCTGGCTCGCCAGTTTTACGCTGTTTCGCGTGCTCTCGCGGTACCGTGAGTACGCAGCAGACCGCGGGGCCGTCGCTATCACCGGCGACCCTGCGGCGCTCGCCAGTGCGTTGGCGACCATCGATGACGAGATGGCGGCGGCCCCGGACCACGACCTCAGGGCGCAAGACGGTGGTCTCGACGCGCTCTACATCGCGCCCATCGACGATACACAGTTCGCAGACGCGCCTGATTTCGTTGCCAACGACGTGTTCCCGGAGACCCATCCGCCGACCGAGGCGCGCATCGAACGACTGGAGGCGATGGCCACGGAGGGATCGACGTGA
- the cysS gene encoding cysteine--tRNA ligase, translating to MTLRVTNTLTGEKEPFEPRDPDSVLLYYCGLTTSDPPHLGHARGWVHVDVMARWLDYLGYDVHHVENLTDVNEKIVARVGEDGDSESDVARHYVQQAIDDMRSLNLGRAEVYPRVSEHVPEIIDLVKRLVEQGHAYEQNGSVYFDVTSFEDYGKLSNQSVDDIESQGADTEGEKRHPADFALWKAGGVDPADIAEHQHPEAAPAEEACQTAQTWDSPWGEGRPGWHIECSAMSMTHLDESIDIHVGGQDLVFPHHENEVAQSEAATGKQFANYWLHVRLLETEEEKMSSSLGNYFAVADAVDEFGPDVLRTFLLSTAYTSRATYSDETIAEAEERWDRLSRGYERAVEACDDVDAYAKVTDEALRDAVEDARSAFEAAMNDDFNTREAMTALLDLTAAVNSHLDAHEQRDYQGLHRAVETFEEFGGGILGLAFGDDDSGDVSLAGEVVDLVLDIREQERDAGNYERADELRDELEALGVEVQDTDDGPTYRL from the coding sequence ATGACGCTTCGCGTGACGAACACGTTGACCGGTGAGAAAGAGCCCTTCGAGCCGCGCGACCCCGACTCCGTGCTGCTGTACTACTGTGGGCTGACGACCTCCGACCCGCCCCATCTCGGCCACGCGCGCGGCTGGGTCCACGTCGACGTGATGGCTCGCTGGCTCGACTATCTGGGCTATGACGTCCACCACGTCGAGAACCTCACCGATGTCAACGAGAAGATCGTCGCTCGGGTCGGCGAGGACGGCGACAGCGAGTCCGACGTGGCCCGCCACTACGTCCAGCAGGCCATCGACGATATGCGCTCGCTCAACCTCGGCCGCGCGGAGGTGTACCCCCGCGTCTCGGAGCACGTCCCGGAGATCATCGACCTCGTCAAGCGACTCGTCGAGCAGGGCCACGCCTACGAGCAGAACGGCTCCGTCTACTTCGACGTGACCAGTTTCGAGGACTACGGAAAGCTCTCGAACCAGTCCGTCGACGACATCGAATCACAGGGCGCGGACACCGAGGGGGAGAAGCGACACCCGGCCGACTTCGCGCTCTGGAAGGCCGGCGGCGTCGACCCGGCAGACATCGCCGAGCACCAGCACCCCGAGGCCGCACCCGCCGAAGAAGCCTGCCAGACCGCTCAGACGTGGGATTCCCCGTGGGGTGAAGGCCGACCCGGCTGGCACATCGAATGCTCGGCGATGTCGATGACCCACCTCGATGAGTCCATCGACATCCACGTCGGCGGGCAGGACCTCGTCTTTCCCCACCACGAAAACGAGGTGGCCCAGAGCGAGGCCGCGACCGGAAAGCAGTTCGCGAACTACTGGCTCCACGTCCGCCTGCTGGAGACCGAGGAAGAGAAGATGTCTTCCTCGCTTGGAAACTACTTCGCCGTCGCCGACGCCGTCGATGAGTTCGGTCCCGACGTGCTCCGGACCTTCCTGCTGTCGACGGCCTACACCTCACGGGCAACATACAGCGATGAGACCATCGCGGAGGCCGAGGAGCGCTGGGATCGCCTCTCCCGTGGCTATGAGCGCGCGGTCGAGGCCTGCGACGACGTGGATGCCTACGCAAAGGTGACCGACGAGGCGCTCCGCGACGCTGTTGAGGATGCCCGCTCGGCGTTCGAGGCGGCAATGAACGACGACTTCAACACGCGGGAAGCGATGACCGCGCTGCTTGACCTGACGGCCGCAGTGAACTCTCACCTCGACGCACACGAGCAACGAGACTATCAGGGACTCCACCGCGCCGTCGAGACGTTCGAGGAATTCGGCGGCGGCATCCTCGGACTGGCCTTCGGCGACGACGACAGCGGTGACGTGTCGCTGGCCGGTGAGGTCGTCGACTTAGTGCTGGACATCCGGGAGCAGGAACGGGACGCCGGTAACTACGAGCGCGCCGACGAACTCCGGGACGAACTCGAAGCGCTCGGTGTCGAGGTGCAGGACACCGACGACGGGCCGACCTATCGCCTCTGA
- the ctaD gene encoding cytochrome c oxidase subunit I, translated as MVAGDIVLTGLMAVLLVGVAALLTRVENWRSYTPLAGGGAVTGDEAAVINREKPAGIIRWLTTVDHKDIGLLYGVYAVIAFAVGGIMAMLIRLQLVTPAGAILSNNAYNSILTSHGITMLFLFGTPIIAAFANYFIPLLIGADDMAFPRINAIAFWLLPPAALLIWAGFFLAPVTDNMIEPARTAWTMYTPLSVEQANPGVDLMLLGLHLSGVAATMGAINFIATIFTERNEEVNWANLDIFSWTMLTQSALILFAFPLLGSAIVMLLLDRNLQTTFFAVEGGGPLLWQHLFWFFGHPEVYILVLPPMGLVSLILPKFSGRKLFGFKFVVYSTLAIGVLSFGVWAHHMFSTGMDPRLRASFMAVSLAIAIPSAVKTFNWITTMWNGRLRLTTPMLFCIGFVSNFIIGGVTGVFLASIPVDLILHDTYYVVGHFHYIVMGAIGFAAFAGIYYWFPIFTGRMYQRTLGKAHFWFSMVGTNITFFAMLALGYLGMPRRYATYQFDGAIAPLTQVSTFHQAATVGALILFIGQLFFVWNIVQSWLEGPKVEDGDPWNLERNGMLDREFQWFEEQLEADSPEKDPSLLADGGQEEQDDS; from the coding sequence ATGGTAGCAGGAGATATTGTGCTGACGGGGCTGATGGCCGTCCTCCTCGTCGGCGTCGCCGCGCTTCTCACCCGTGTCGAGAACTGGCGTTCGTATACGCCGCTCGCGGGTGGCGGGGCCGTCACGGGTGACGAGGCGGCAGTCATCAACCGTGAGAAACCCGCAGGTATCATTCGCTGGCTAACAACCGTCGACCACAAGGACATCGGTCTGTTGTACGGGGTGTACGCTGTCATCGCATTCGCCGTGGGCGGTATCATGGCGATGCTCATCCGCCTCCAGCTCGTCACGCCCGCTGGAGCCATCCTCAGCAACAACGCCTACAACTCCATCCTGACGAGTCACGGGATTACGATGCTGTTCCTGTTCGGGACGCCGATCATCGCGGCGTTCGCGAACTACTTCATCCCCCTCCTCATCGGGGCTGACGACATGGCGTTTCCGCGTATCAACGCCATCGCGTTCTGGCTGCTCCCGCCGGCAGCACTGCTGATCTGGGCGGGGTTCTTCCTCGCACCGGTGACCGACAACATGATCGAACCGGCCCGAACGGCCTGGACGATGTACACGCCACTGTCGGTTGAGCAGGCGAACCCCGGCGTCGATCTGATGTTGCTCGGGCTGCATCTCTCCGGCGTCGCAGCGACGATGGGGGCGATCAACTTCATCGCGACCATCTTCACGGAGCGCAACGAGGAGGTCAACTGGGCAAACCTCGACATCTTCTCGTGGACGATGCTCACCCAGTCTGCGCTGATCCTGTTCGCGTTCCCGCTGCTGGGGAGCGCCATCGTGATGCTGCTGCTGGACCGGAACCTCCAGACGACGTTCTTCGCGGTCGAGGGTGGTGGCCCGCTGCTGTGGCAGCACCTGTTCTGGTTCTTCGGCCACCCTGAGGTGTATATCCTTGTCCTGCCGCCGATGGGACTGGTCAGCCTCATCCTGCCGAAGTTCTCGGGCCGGAAGCTGTTCGGCTTCAAGTTCGTCGTCTACTCGACGCTCGCCATCGGCGTCCTCTCGTTCGGCGTCTGGGCCCACCATATGTTCTCGACGGGCATGGACCCGCGGCTCCGGGCGTCGTTCATGGCCGTCTCGTTGGCTATCGCAATACCGAGCGCGGTCAAGACGTTCAACTGGATCACGACGATGTGGAACGGTCGCCTGCGGCTGACGACGCCGATGCTGTTCTGTATCGGCTTCGTCTCGAACTTCATCATCGGCGGCGTCACGGGCGTGTTCCTCGCCTCCATCCCCGTCGACCTGATCCTGCACGACACCTACTACGTCGTCGGACACTTCCACTACATCGTGATGGGAGCCATCGGCTTCGCGGCCTTCGCGGGCATCTACTACTGGTTCCCCATCTTCACTGGGCGGATGTATCAGCGCACTCTCGGGAAGGCACACTTCTGGTTCTCGATGGTGGGAACCAACATCACGTTCTTCGCGATGCTTGCGCTCGGCTACCTGGGGATGCCGCGGCGCTACGCCACCTACCAGTTCGATGGTGCTATCGCGCCGCTGACGCAGGTGTCGACGTTCCACCAGGCGGCGACCGTCGGTGCGCTCATCCTGTTTATCGGCCAGCTGTTCTTCGTCTGGAACATCGTCCAGTCCTGGCTCGAAGGCCCGAAGGTCGAGGACGGCGACCCGTGGAACCTCGAACGCAACGGTATGCTGGACCGTGAGTTCCAGTGGTTCGAGGAGCAACTCGAAGCCGACAGTCCGGAGAAGGACCCGTCGCTGCTCGCTGACGGCGGCCAGGAAGAACAAGACGACTCGTAA
- a CDS encoding adenylosuccinate synthase gives MTVTIVGSQLGDEGKGGIVDLYGDDVDVVARYQGGDNAGHTVVHEGEEYKLSLVPSGAIRGKVGVLGNGCVVNPRTLFDEIDTLQERGLDPDVRIAERAHVILPFHRVLDGIEEELKSETDDEVGTTGRGIGPTYEDKAGRRGVRVGDLLDPDVLRERLEYVVPQKQAVVEDVYDLDVDELDDPDAFDVDAIFEEFREFGRRFEAEDMTVNAGAFLSATIDEGQNVMLEGAQGTIIDIDHGNYPYVTSSNPTAGGAATGTGLSPGVVGDGEVIGIVKAYLTRVGSGPLPTELGGVVGDTPGYDEQGEGENEELANYIREEGGEYGTVTGRPRRVGWLDLPMLRHSARVSGFTGIAINHLDVLAGLDEVKVGHTYTLDGEELASMPATTEQWAKCEANFRSFDGWPEVDWADAAEEGYDALPENAKTYVEYIESELDTPAYAIGVGPGRGETIVREQPF, from the coding sequence ATGACCGTAACCATCGTCGGCTCACAGCTCGGCGACGAAGGGAAGGGCGGCATCGTCGACCTGTACGGCGACGACGTAGACGTCGTCGCGCGCTATCAGGGCGGCGACAACGCCGGCCACACCGTCGTCCACGAGGGCGAGGAGTACAAGCTCTCGCTGGTTCCGAGCGGAGCCATCCGCGGCAAGGTCGGCGTACTCGGCAACGGGTGTGTCGTCAATCCGCGAACGCTGTTCGACGAGATAGACACGCTCCAGGAGCGGGGCCTCGACCCGGACGTTCGCATCGCCGAACGAGCACACGTCATTCTCCCGTTCCACCGCGTGCTCGACGGTATCGAGGAGGAACTAAAAAGCGAAACGGATGACGAAGTCGGGACGACGGGCCGTGGTATCGGCCCGACCTACGAGGACAAGGCCGGTCGGCGTGGTGTCCGCGTCGGCGACCTGCTCGACCCGGACGTGCTCCGGGAGCGCCTCGAATACGTCGTCCCACAGAAGCAAGCCGTCGTCGAGGACGTGTACGACCTCGACGTCGACGAGCTTGACGACCCGGATGCCTTCGACGTGGACGCCATCTTCGAGGAGTTCCGCGAGTTCGGCCGCCGTTTCGAGGCCGAGGACATGACCGTCAACGCCGGGGCCTTCCTCAGCGCGACCATCGACGAGGGCCAGAACGTCATGCTGGAGGGCGCACAGGGGACCATCATCGACATCGACCACGGGAACTACCCCTACGTCACGTCATCGAACCCGACGGCCGGCGGCGCGGCGACCGGGACCGGACTCAGCCCCGGCGTCGTCGGCGACGGCGAAGTCATCGGGATCGTGAAGGCGTACCTCACTCGCGTCGGCAGTGGCCCGCTACCGACCGAACTCGGCGGCGTCGTCGGCGATACGCCCGGCTACGACGAGCAGGGCGAGGGCGAAAACGAGGAGCTGGCGAACTACATCCGCGAGGAAGGCGGCGAGTACGGCACTGTTACCGGCCGTCCGCGACGCGTCGGCTGGCTCGACCTGCCGATGTTGCGTCACTCTGCGCGCGTGTCCGGCTTTACCGGCATCGCCATCAACCACCTCGACGTCCTCGCCGGCCTTGACGAAGTGAAGGTCGGCCACACCTACACGCTCGACGGCGAGGAGCTGGCATCGATGCCTGCGACCACCGAGCAGTGGGCCAAGTGCGAGGCGAACTTCCGGTCGTTCGACGGCTGGCCCGAGGTTGACTGGGCGGACGCCGCCGAAGAGGGGTACGACGCACTCCCCGAGAATGCGAAGACCTACGTCGAATACATCGAATCCGAACTCGACACGCCGGCCTACGCCATCGGCGTCGGTCCCGGCCGCGGCGAAACTATTGTCCGCGAACAGCCGTTCTGA
- a CDS encoding CbiX/SirB N-terminal domain-containing protein, translating into MDEALVIAAHGSHLNAESSTPTYDHADTIRATGAFAEVRESFWKEEPSFREALRTVDADEVYLVPLFISEGYFTEQVIPREFRLEDWDPELWDSDGTSATNATLAAEDTDQTVHYCGPVGTHDSMSDVIVQRAESVTGDPDVGDGFGLAVVGHGTERNENSAKAIQYHADRIRERGRFDEVQSLFMDEDPEVDDVADYFESDDIVVVPLFIADGFHTQEDIPEDMGLTDDYRTGYDVPTTVEGHDIWYAGAVGTEPLMADVVLERAADAGADVSSAIEQVREETGGGTTAAGD; encoded by the coding sequence ATGGACGAAGCACTCGTTATCGCGGCCCACGGCTCCCATCTGAACGCCGAGTCGAGTACGCCCACCTACGACCACGCGGACACCATTCGGGCGACCGGCGCGTTCGCCGAGGTCCGTGAGTCGTTCTGGAAGGAGGAACCGTCGTTCCGGGAGGCGCTGCGGACTGTCGACGCCGACGAGGTGTATCTGGTCCCGCTGTTCATCTCGGAGGGTTACTTCACAGAGCAGGTCATCCCTCGAGAGTTCCGACTGGAGGACTGGGACCCCGAGCTGTGGGACTCCGACGGGACGAGCGCGACCAACGCGACGCTAGCCGCCGAGGACACGGACCAGACGGTCCACTACTGCGGGCCGGTCGGAACGCACGATTCGATGAGCGATGTCATCGTCCAGCGGGCCGAGTCCGTCACCGGTGACCCCGATGTCGGCGACGGGTTCGGCCTCGCGGTCGTCGGCCACGGCACCGAGCGAAACGAGAACTCTGCGAAGGCCATCCAGTACCACGCTGACCGCATCCGCGAGCGGGGCCGCTTCGACGAGGTGCAGTCGCTGTTCATGGACGAGGACCCCGAAGTTGACGACGTCGCGGATTACTTCGAGAGCGACGACATCGTCGTCGTCCCGCTGTTCATCGCCGACGGCTTCCACACGCAGGAGGACATCCCCGAGGACATGGGCCTGACCGACGACTACCGAACGGGCTACGACGTGCCGACCACTGTCGAGGGCCACGATATCTGGTACGCCGGCGCGGTCGGGACGGAGCCGCTAATGGCTGACGTGGTGCTCGAACGGGCCGCCGACGCGGGCGCCGATGTGAGTAGCGCCATCGAGCAGGTTCGTGAGGAGACCGGCGGGGGCACCACGGCCGCTGGGGACTAG
- a CDS encoding methytransferase partner Trm112, whose product MKEDLMEIICCPLDKHDLDLEVTERDDGEILSGELTCTECSETFPIEDGIPNLLPPDMRDEAPA is encoded by the coding sequence ATGAAAGAGGACCTGATGGAAATTATTTGCTGCCCTCTGGACAAGCACGACCTCGACCTCGAAGTGACGGAGCGCGACGACGGCGAGATTCTGTCGGGCGAACTCACCTGTACCGAGTGTAGCGAGACGTTCCCCATCGAGGACGGCATTCCGAACCTGCTCCCACCGGACATGCGCGACGAGGCACCGGCCTGA
- a CDS encoding DUF6517 family protein → MRKGILTLLVGVLVVSSGCAGLITGETVAFDSAPATVSDSALDETGYEQSMADEQTIERTVTVAGQERTIRVTNHVRQYQRGIDLGPVGEVNAGRFIVFSTPSASVAGQTLNPAASWSNERLVEEVASRNDQINDVQFERNRTVDALGESREVAVFSGTTAIEGQEIDVLIHLTSFEHEGDVVVAVAVYPERLDDSEGPRVDTLLGGLSHSGN, encoded by the coding sequence ATGCGAAAGGGGATACTCACGCTTCTTGTCGGGGTACTCGTCGTCTCGTCGGGCTGTGCCGGCCTGATAACCGGGGAGACGGTAGCGTTCGACTCCGCACCGGCGACAGTCAGCGACAGTGCGCTCGATGAAACCGGCTACGAGCAGTCGATGGCGGACGAACAAACAATCGAGCGGACGGTCACCGTCGCTGGGCAGGAGCGGACCATCCGCGTCACGAACCACGTCCGACAGTACCAGCGTGGCATCGACCTCGGGCCGGTCGGTGAGGTCAACGCCGGCCGATTCATTGTCTTCTCGACGCCCAGCGCCAGTGTAGCGGGACAGACGTTGAACCCCGCTGCGAGTTGGTCCAACGAACGCCTCGTCGAGGAAGTCGCCAGCCGAAACGACCAGATCAACGACGTCCAGTTCGAACGCAACCGTACGGTAGACGCACTGGGCGAGTCCCGTGAGGTGGCTGTGTTCTCCGGGACGACGGCTATCGAGGGCCAGGAAATCGACGTCCTGATTCACCTCACGAGCTTCGAGCACGAGGGCGACGTGGTCGTCGCCGTCGCCGTCTACCCTGAGCGGCTTGACGACAGCGAAGGGCCGCGCGTCGATACGCTGCTTGGCGGCCTCTCGCACTCGGGCAACTGA